The following are from one region of the Stigmatella ashevillena genome:
- a CDS encoding energy transducer TonB, whose translation MFDSVLDRGAGPRGRFGTGAVVSVVLHVALFGVAIYLSTRPPPLEEKEVEVTFKAAMAPPPPPPPPPPPPAASKPKTTPKKPVKKPDVIVQPKEIPQEKPPEQEPVEEPPAPEEPTEEAVEGGVEGGVAGGVVGGVVGGVLGGVLGGQVGGTGTDVLPFGAGMTRPEKVSGPQPQYTREALEARVQGLMIVKCVITTEGKVEKCRIIKPLPHMEQSVLDALYAQRYKPVTFQGRPVQVDYTFNIKLSMPR comes from the coding sequence ATGTTCGACTCTGTCCTTGACCGCGGAGCCGGCCCCAGAGGCCGGTTCGGCACCGGAGCCGTAGTCTCCGTGGTGCTGCACGTGGCCCTCTTCGGTGTGGCGATCTATCTCTCCACCCGGCCGCCACCGCTCGAGGAAAAAGAGGTGGAAGTCACCTTCAAGGCCGCGATGGCGCCTCCCCCGCCTCCCCCGCCGCCGCCTCCCCCTCCCGCCGCCTCCAAGCCGAAGACCACTCCCAAGAAGCCCGTCAAGAAGCCCGACGTCATCGTTCAGCCCAAGGAAATCCCTCAGGAGAAGCCGCCCGAGCAGGAGCCCGTGGAGGAGCCGCCCGCGCCCGAGGAGCCGACCGAAGAGGCCGTCGAAGGCGGCGTCGAGGGGGGCGTGGCCGGCGGTGTGGTGGGCGGTGTCGTCGGTGGCGTGCTGGGCGGTGTCCTGGGAGGCCAGGTGGGCGGGACCGGGACGGACGTGCTGCCGTTCGGCGCGGGCATGACGCGGCCCGAGAAGGTGTCGGGTCCTCAGCCGCAGTATACGCGTGAGGCCCTGGAGGCCCGCGTTCAGGGGTTGATGATCGTCAAGTGCGTCATCACCACCGAGGGCAAGGTCGAGAAGTGCCGCATCATCAAGCCCCTGCCCCACATGGAGCAGTCGGTTCTGGACGCGCTGTATGCCCAGCGCTACAAGCCGGTGACCTTCCAGGGCCGCCCCGTCCAGGTCGACTACACCTTCAACATCAAGCTCTCGATGCCGCGCTAG
- a CDS encoding DUF4920 domain-containing protein, translating to MKTLRSALLMLIAVPCVALAGAPASAPAAQKAPAKADEAECHHPPPPQAAAPTGDWTLTRGEPLKGAPAVKLADVLAKPQEHDGKTVLLEGKVRKACEKKGCWMELASSQDAKSPGVRVTFKDYGFFVPVDSAGSAARVEGVVKVAELSESRAKHYEGEGAIVPRGSDGKPREVQLVATGVELRR from the coding sequence ATGAAGACGCTCCGTTCCGCCTTGCTGATGCTGATCGCCGTTCCCTGCGTGGCGCTGGCCGGTGCGCCCGCCTCCGCCCCCGCTGCCCAGAAGGCTCCGGCCAAGGCGGACGAGGCGGAGTGTCACCACCCTCCCCCGCCGCAAGCCGCCGCGCCGACGGGCGACTGGACCCTGACGCGGGGAGAGCCCCTCAAGGGCGCCCCGGCGGTGAAGCTGGCGGACGTGCTGGCCAAGCCCCAGGAGCACGACGGCAAGACGGTCCTCCTCGAGGGCAAGGTGCGCAAGGCCTGCGAGAAGAAGGGCTGCTGGATGGAGCTGGCCTCGTCCCAGGATGCCAAGAGCCCGGGGGTCCGGGTGACCTTCAAGGACTACGGCTTCTTCGTCCCCGTGGATTCCGCGGGCTCCGCGGCCCGCGTGGAGGGCGTGGTGAAGGTGGCGGAGCTGAGCGAGTCCCGCGCCAAGCACTACGAAGGAGAAGGCGCCATCGTCCCCCGGGGCAGCGATGGAAAGCCGCGTGAAGTCCAACTCGTGGCCACCGGCGTCGAGCTGCGCCGCTAG
- a CDS encoding TonB-dependent receptor, which produces MRLTRVLRETGVVLLAGLLFGSAAMAQSSGVIIGTVVNADPAANKASLADVVVTATSPNLQGEQTVVTDAQGQYRIPQLPPGVYTLRFDSQGYKPFARSDIQLRLNRTIRVNVELLPEAFTELIELTGAPPTIDIGSTTQGVNVDQEFVRRIAVNRPGGKGGAARSFDSLAELAPGAQNDQFGVSVNGASSPENGFTVDGLSTNDPAFGINGSALSVEFVQDVSIITGGYLPEFGRATGGVINAVTRSGSNEFHGSVFGNWTPGALEGNRTIALNAGSVITGNNELKNLGDFGATLGGPIIKDRLWFFAGVIPSFTRYTHTRGINYYQFDEAGEPILDENGDQTVAPIEGAERKYFADSRSIQYLGKLTYLINQDHNLAVSVNGTPASTGGRGKLTINPQSGGLPAAQARRPSDIGLAEITSGATSVGLKYAGSFMEKKLLVDVNAGWFHQVASTLPVDGSEVGDIYGSGLAGYAIADYVKPRSLSYFENLGATATVCDAADSEDPIRCPVNAYRVGGPGLLTDGSLNRYQANAKATYLLNALGSHVFKAGVDIELLAYNQKKSYSGGVAFEEQDLTGLIDRRTGETLDEVYGWFDGRRYGIQTSPDTAQVLPFLESNTRSNTIGGFLQDSWTIANRVTLNLGFRYDVQQVYGADEKLALVLPNQWSPRLGAIVDPLANGRMKFFFNFARYYEQVPLNLADRQFPPEKQYYAYRVAPTTEGGTDGCDPSTQAGQQSGCANEDYVAATPENGRNPSRLYGGGKSEPTPVDPDLKPQSSNEYVVGGEYEVVTNTRFGANYTHRNMGAVMEDMSRDNGATYFIGNPGEGFAGEFPKAQRDYDAVTLYLNRNFSNGWLAQASYTWSRLYGNYPGLFRPETGQLDPNITADFDLIELLDNRTGLLPFDRTHSVKLFGAKEIVFTNAFSANVGVSYRGNSGTPINYLGAHPRYGTDEAFILERGAGGRTPWINIIDSNVGVNYRVSKDSVVSLTMDVFNLFNFQTAASVDETYTFRNVYPVVGGTEADLPTRVQINTNNAAADAETPRYLTDSAEDVNPNFRNARTYQAPRQFRFGVRYTF; this is translated from the coding sequence ATGAGATTAACCCGTGTGCTCCGGGAAACCGGAGTTGTGCTGCTTGCTGGCCTATTGTTTGGGTCAGCGGCCATGGCGCAGTCGAGCGGCGTCATCATCGGTACCGTCGTCAACGCTGATCCTGCTGCGAACAAGGCCTCCCTGGCAGATGTGGTGGTGACCGCGACGTCGCCTAACCTCCAGGGTGAGCAGACCGTGGTTACCGACGCTCAAGGCCAGTACCGTATTCCCCAGCTGCCTCCGGGTGTGTACACCCTGCGGTTTGATTCTCAGGGCTACAAGCCCTTCGCCCGCTCGGACATCCAGCTGCGCCTCAACCGCACGATCCGGGTGAACGTGGAGCTGCTGCCCGAGGCGTTCACCGAGCTCATCGAGCTGACGGGAGCCCCGCCGACGATCGACATCGGCAGCACCACTCAGGGCGTGAACGTGGATCAGGAGTTCGTCCGGCGCATCGCGGTGAACCGCCCCGGCGGCAAGGGCGGCGCGGCCCGCTCCTTCGACAGCCTCGCGGAGCTCGCTCCTGGCGCGCAGAACGACCAGTTCGGCGTGTCTGTCAACGGCGCGTCCTCTCCTGAGAACGGCTTCACGGTGGACGGTCTGTCCACCAACGATCCGGCCTTTGGCATCAACGGCAGCGCGCTGAGCGTCGAGTTCGTGCAGGACGTGAGCATCATCACCGGTGGTTACCTGCCGGAGTTCGGCCGCGCCACGGGCGGCGTCATCAACGCGGTGACCCGCTCGGGCTCCAATGAGTTCCACGGCTCCGTGTTCGGCAACTGGACCCCGGGCGCCCTGGAAGGCAACCGGACGATCGCCCTCAACGCGGGCTCCGTCATCACCGGCAACAACGAGCTGAAGAACCTGGGCGACTTCGGCGCCACCTTGGGCGGCCCGATCATCAAGGACCGGCTGTGGTTCTTCGCCGGTGTCATCCCGTCCTTCACGCGCTACACCCACACCCGTGGCATCAACTACTACCAGTTCGATGAGGCCGGGGAGCCGATCCTGGATGAGAACGGCGACCAGACGGTGGCGCCCATCGAGGGGGCCGAGCGGAAGTACTTCGCGGACTCCCGCAGCATCCAGTACCTGGGCAAGCTGACGTACCTCATCAACCAGGATCACAACCTGGCGGTGTCCGTCAACGGAACGCCCGCGAGCACGGGTGGCCGGGGCAAGCTGACCATCAATCCCCAGAGCGGCGGTCTGCCCGCTGCCCAGGCGCGCCGTCCGAGCGACATCGGGTTGGCGGAGATCACCTCGGGCGCCACGTCCGTGGGCTTGAAGTACGCCGGCTCCTTCATGGAGAAGAAGCTGCTCGTCGACGTGAACGCGGGCTGGTTCCACCAGGTCGCCTCCACGTTGCCGGTGGACGGCAGCGAAGTGGGTGACATCTACGGGAGTGGGCTGGCGGGCTACGCGATCGCGGATTACGTGAAGCCCCGCTCGCTGTCGTACTTCGAGAACCTGGGAGCGACCGCGACCGTGTGCGATGCTGCGGACTCCGAGGATCCCATCCGCTGCCCGGTGAACGCCTACCGGGTCGGTGGTCCGGGCCTGCTGACCGATGGTTCGCTGAACCGCTACCAGGCCAACGCGAAGGCGACCTACCTGCTGAACGCGCTGGGCAGCCACGTGTTCAAGGCGGGTGTGGACATCGAACTGCTCGCCTACAACCAGAAGAAGTCCTACAGCGGTGGCGTGGCCTTCGAGGAGCAGGATCTGACGGGCCTCATCGACCGTCGGACGGGAGAGACGCTGGATGAGGTGTACGGCTGGTTCGACGGCCGCCGCTACGGCATCCAGACCAGCCCGGACACGGCCCAGGTGCTGCCGTTCCTGGAGTCCAACACGCGCAGCAACACGATCGGTGGCTTCCTGCAGGACAGCTGGACCATTGCCAACCGCGTCACGCTCAACCTCGGCTTCCGTTACGATGTCCAGCAGGTGTACGGCGCGGATGAGAAGCTGGCGCTGGTGCTGCCCAACCAGTGGTCGCCGCGCTTGGGCGCGATCGTGGACCCCCTGGCCAACGGCCGCATGAAGTTCTTCTTCAACTTCGCCCGCTACTACGAGCAGGTTCCGCTCAACCTGGCGGATCGTCAGTTCCCGCCGGAGAAGCAGTACTACGCTTACCGCGTCGCCCCCACGACGGAGGGCGGGACGGATGGGTGTGACCCGTCCACGCAGGCAGGACAGCAGTCGGGTTGCGCCAACGAGGACTACGTGGCCGCCACGCCGGAGAACGGCCGTAACCCGAGCCGCCTGTACGGCGGTGGCAAGTCGGAGCCGACGCCCGTGGATCCGGACCTCAAGCCGCAGTCGTCCAACGAGTATGTGGTCGGCGGCGAGTACGAGGTCGTGACGAACACCCGCTTCGGTGCCAACTACACGCACCGCAACATGGGAGCCGTCATGGAGGACATGAGCCGTGACAACGGCGCCACGTACTTCATCGGTAACCCGGGAGAGGGCTTCGCCGGCGAGTTCCCCAAGGCGCAGCGTGACTACGACGCCGTCACGCTCTACCTGAACCGGAACTTCTCGAATGGGTGGCTGGCTCAGGCGAGCTACACCTGGTCGCGCCTGTACGGTAACTACCCCGGTCTGTTCCGCCCGGAGACGGGTCAGCTCGACCCGAACATCACCGCGGACTTCGACCTGATCGAGCTGCTGGACAACCGCACCGGTCTGCTGCCCTTCGACCGGACGCACTCCGTGAAGCTGTTCGGCGCCAAGGAGATCGTCTTCACCAACGCGTTCTCGGCCAACGTCGGTGTGTCCTACCGCGGCAACTCGGGTACGCCCATCAACTACCTGGGCGCGCACCCCCGCTACGGCACGGATGAGGCGTTCATCCTCGAGCGCGGCGCGGGTGGCCGCACCCCGTGGATCAACATCATCGACTCCAACGTGGGTGTGAACTACCGCGTCAGCAAGGACAGCGTGGTGTCGCTGACCATGGACGTGTTCAACCTCTTCAACTTCCAGACGGCGGCCTCCGTGGATGAGACGTACACGTTCCGGAACGTCTACCCGGTCGTGGGCGGAACGGAAGCGGACCTGCCGACCCGGGTGCAGATCAACACGAACAATGCGGCTGCGGACGCGGAGACCCCGCGGTACCTCACCGATTCTGCCGAGGACGTGAACCCCAACTTCCGGAACGCGCGGACGTACCAGGCGCCTCGTCAGTTCCGCTTCGGCGTCCGTTACACCTTCTAA
- the plsY gene encoding glycerol-3-phosphate 1-O-acyltransferase PlsY yields the protein MLAALILLGYLAGSIPFGVLVTRWARGVDVRAEGSGNIGATNVARVAGKKAGALVLGLDALKGALPVLLTLQLMPGEPRAHVSVGLAAFLGHCFPVWLKLRGGKGVATALGVLLVLVPWAALAGAAVYGVVVKVARMSSLGSLSAGVAAVVTAAFTAAAPEYAFLSGLLFAFMLWTHRENIGRLLRRTERRF from the coding sequence GTGCTCGCTGCCCTCATCCTGCTGGGTTACCTCGCGGGCTCCATCCCCTTTGGCGTCCTGGTGACGCGCTGGGCGCGGGGGGTGGATGTCCGCGCGGAGGGCAGCGGCAACATTGGCGCCACCAACGTGGCGCGGGTGGCCGGCAAGAAGGCGGGAGCGCTGGTGCTGGGGCTGGATGCGCTCAAGGGGGCGCTGCCCGTGCTGCTGACCTTGCAACTCATGCCGGGAGAGCCCCGGGCGCATGTGTCCGTCGGCCTGGCGGCGTTCCTCGGACACTGCTTTCCCGTGTGGCTGAAGCTGCGGGGAGGCAAAGGGGTGGCCACCGCGTTGGGCGTGTTGCTTGTCCTGGTGCCCTGGGCGGCGCTCGCGGGGGCCGCCGTGTATGGGGTGGTGGTCAAGGTGGCGCGGATGAGTTCCCTGGGCTCGCTCTCCGCGGGGGTGGCGGCCGTTGTCACCGCGGCCTTCACCGCCGCCGCCCCGGAGTACGCGTTCCTGTCAGGGCTCCTCTTCGCCTTCATGCTCTGGACGCACCGAGAGAACATTGGGCGCCTGCTTCGCCGGACCGAGCGCAGGTTCTGA
- a CDS encoding THUMP domain-containing class I SAM-dependent RNA methyltransferase — MAERLALFATTARGTEDLLAEELRELGARRIRQDRGGVRFLATLYEALQVCLWSRIAMRVLYPLGEFEARGAEGLYDAAASVPWEEHLTPDHTFAVEATLRDSEHSHSGFVALKVKDALVDRMRRVLGARPDVNTREPDVSVVAHLAREKLSLSLDLCGDPLNRRGYRVRPTAAPLKETLAAALLRAANYTGEEALVDPMCGSGTLLIEAGFIARHRAPGIGRSFAVERWPHQGTRAKELLEELRADARRNERKVLFPILGFDKDPEALEAARRNIKAARLSEEIQVAEGDATKPLPLPKPAGLLMTNPPYGERIGTGGQKGMKSFYFKLGENFQELDGWRAHILSGNPGFESAFHARPSSRREMWNGPIECELLGYRFGFRGGPGAEGRSEPALGPAKQAPNVLSVRPEHEGEEEP, encoded by the coding sequence ATGGCCGAACGCCTCGCCCTTTTCGCCACCACTGCCCGCGGCACCGAGGATCTCCTCGCCGAGGAGCTTCGCGAGCTGGGGGCACGCCGCATCCGTCAGGACCGGGGGGGCGTGCGCTTCCTCGCCACCTTGTATGAGGCCCTCCAGGTCTGTCTCTGGTCCCGCATCGCCATGCGCGTCCTCTACCCGCTCGGGGAGTTCGAAGCGCGCGGAGCCGAAGGCCTCTACGACGCCGCGGCGAGCGTGCCCTGGGAAGAGCACCTCACCCCGGACCACACCTTCGCGGTGGAAGCGACGCTGCGCGACAGCGAGCACAGCCACTCAGGCTTCGTGGCGCTCAAGGTCAAGGATGCCCTCGTGGACCGGATGCGCCGGGTCCTGGGCGCCCGGCCGGACGTGAACACGCGCGAACCGGACGTGAGCGTGGTCGCCCACCTGGCCCGGGAGAAGCTCTCGCTCTCGTTGGACCTGTGCGGCGATCCCCTCAACCGCCGCGGCTACCGCGTGCGGCCGACCGCCGCCCCGCTCAAGGAGACCCTGGCCGCAGCCCTGCTGCGCGCGGCGAACTACACCGGCGAAGAGGCGCTGGTGGACCCCATGTGCGGCTCCGGCACGCTGCTCATCGAGGCGGGATTCATCGCAAGGCACCGCGCGCCCGGCATCGGCCGGTCCTTCGCGGTGGAGCGCTGGCCCCACCAGGGGACTCGCGCCAAGGAGCTGCTGGAGGAGCTGCGCGCGGATGCGCGCCGCAACGAGCGCAAGGTGCTCTTCCCCATCCTGGGCTTCGACAAGGACCCGGAAGCCCTGGAGGCGGCACGCCGCAACATCAAAGCAGCGCGGCTCTCCGAGGAGATCCAGGTCGCCGAGGGCGACGCCACGAAGCCCCTGCCCCTGCCCAAGCCAGCAGGTCTACTCATGACCAACCCACCCTACGGAGAGCGCATCGGCACGGGGGGACAGAAGGGCATGAAGTCCTTCTATTTCAAGCTCGGCGAGAACTTCCAGGAGCTGGACGGCTGGCGGGCCCACATCCTCTCCGGCAATCCCGGCTTCGAGAGCGCCTTCCATGCACGCCCCTCCAGCCGCCGAGAGATGTGGAACGGCCCCATCGAGTGCGAATTGCTGGGCTACCGCTTCGGATTCCGAGGGGGCCCGGGGGCGGAGGGCCGCTCAGAACCTGCGCTCGGTCCGGCGAAGCAGGCGCCCAATGTTCTCTCGGTGCGTCCAGAGCATGAAGGCGAAGAGGAGCCCTGA
- a CDS encoding radical SAM protein: protein MEGRYSLVEAVRARLGEEQGTLFKEAPYRVALCYPSPYHVGMSSLGYQTIYRELHAHPEVTAERVFLPEDVEAYRRTRTPLFTYESAAHVSGLPMLAFSVAYELELTGLFTMLELAGLPVLREERTAQHPLIIAGGPLTFSNPDPLEPFVDVLLQGEAEELVHTLMDAALSMDREALLEDLARRPGFLVPGRGGKRYFVAKAMDARLPARSQIITPHTELRSMFLIEPERGCSRGCHYCVMRRTTNGGMRTVPPERVLSLIPEHARRVGLVGAAVTDHPRIVELLRTLVDAGREVGVSSLRADRLTQELVDTLRRGGASNLTVAADGSSQRMRDLVDRKHSEEQILRAANFARTAGLKQLKVYNVVGLPLEEDADVDELIRFTAELSRIIPVALGVAPFVAKRNTPMDGAPFAGIREVDAKLDRLRRGLRGRAEVRPTSARWAWVEYMLAQCGPEAGLAALDAWKAGAGFAAFKRAFEARGCVPYLARRVEDGRRNPTVWPTVPQVAPLAANALLEGPLASADGAMRRRSVEH, encoded by the coding sequence ATGGAGGGCCGGTACTCACTCGTTGAAGCGGTGCGCGCGCGGTTGGGCGAAGAGCAGGGGACGCTCTTCAAGGAGGCGCCCTACCGGGTGGCCCTGTGCTACCCGAGCCCCTACCACGTGGGGATGAGCTCCCTCGGTTACCAGACAATCTACCGGGAGCTTCACGCCCATCCGGAGGTCACCGCCGAACGGGTGTTTCTTCCGGAGGATGTGGAGGCATACCGCCGGACCCGGACGCCGCTCTTCACCTACGAGTCCGCGGCGCATGTCTCGGGCTTGCCCATGCTGGCCTTCTCGGTGGCGTATGAGCTGGAGCTCACCGGGCTCTTCACGATGCTGGAGCTGGCGGGGTTGCCCGTTCTCCGAGAAGAGCGGACGGCACAGCACCCGCTGATCATCGCGGGAGGGCCGCTGACCTTTTCGAATCCGGACCCGCTGGAACCCTTTGTGGATGTGCTGCTTCAAGGGGAGGCGGAGGAACTCGTCCATACCTTGATGGACGCCGCCCTCTCGATGGATCGGGAGGCCTTGCTGGAGGATCTGGCGCGGCGGCCCGGCTTCCTGGTGCCTGGGCGGGGAGGCAAGCGCTACTTCGTCGCCAAGGCGATGGATGCCCGGCTTCCGGCCCGGTCGCAGATCATCACCCCCCATACCGAGCTGCGCTCGATGTTCCTCATCGAACCGGAGCGGGGCTGCTCCCGGGGGTGTCACTATTGTGTGATGCGCCGGACCACCAACGGGGGGATGCGGACCGTGCCGCCCGAGCGGGTGCTGTCGCTCATTCCGGAGCATGCCCGGCGCGTGGGTCTGGTGGGTGCGGCCGTGACCGACCACCCGCGCATCGTCGAGCTGCTGCGGACGCTCGTGGACGCGGGGCGCGAGGTGGGCGTGTCCTCGTTGCGCGCGGACCGGCTCACCCAGGAGTTGGTGGACACGCTGCGCCGGGGAGGCGCTTCCAACCTCACGGTGGCCGCGGATGGCTCCTCCCAGCGGATGCGCGACCTGGTGGACCGCAAGCACTCGGAGGAGCAGATCCTCCGCGCGGCGAACTTTGCGCGGACCGCGGGCCTCAAGCAGCTCAAGGTCTACAACGTCGTCGGTCTTCCCCTCGAGGAGGATGCGGACGTGGATGAGCTCATCCGCTTCACGGCCGAGCTGTCGCGCATCATTCCCGTGGCGCTGGGCGTGGCCCCCTTCGTGGCCAAGCGGAACACCCCGATGGATGGCGCGCCCTTCGCGGGCATTCGCGAGGTGGATGCGAAGCTGGATCGGTTGAGGCGGGGGCTTCGCGGACGGGCGGAGGTCCGCCCCACTTCGGCCCGGTGGGCCTGGGTGGAGTACATGCTCGCCCAATGTGGACCCGAGGCGGGGCTGGCCGCCCTGGATGCCTGGAAGGCCGGGGCGGGGTTCGCTGCCTTCAAGCGCGCCTTCGAGGCCCGCGGGTGCGTGCCGTACCTGGCCCGCCGGGTGGAGGATGGCCGGAGAAATCCCACGGTGTGGCCCACCGTGCCTCAGGTGGCCCCACTCGCGGCCAATGCTCTGCTAGAAGGCCCGCTGGCGTCGGCGGACGGCGCGATGAGGAGACGCAGCGTTGAGCACTGA
- a CDS encoding DUF2752 domain-containing protein: MKVFFPPPNRRFGPVDVLGLVGLTGLLIGRYVPVAKLIPFWGCILRETTGWPCLGCGLTRVADRVAHFNFIGAWEANPMGTVAALLFALAAVVMLLHMAFKMPVPELQLSPREWTWVRVAFPILLFVNYAYVVVKTKFPHLLT, from the coding sequence GTGAAGGTTTTTTTCCCTCCTCCCAATCGCCGGTTCGGCCCCGTGGATGTGCTGGGCCTGGTGGGTCTGACCGGGCTGCTCATTGGCCGCTACGTCCCCGTGGCGAAGCTCATTCCCTTCTGGGGCTGCATCCTGCGCGAGACGACAGGCTGGCCCTGCCTCGGCTGTGGGCTGACCCGGGTGGCGGACCGTGTGGCCCACTTCAACTTCATCGGGGCCTGGGAAGCCAACCCCATGGGGACGGTGGCCGCGCTCCTGTTCGCGCTGGCCGCGGTGGTGATGCTGTTGCACATGGCTTTCAAGATGCCGGTGCCCGAGTTGCAGCTCTCGCCCCGGGAGTGGACCTGGGTGCGCGTGGCCTTCCCCATCCTCCTCTTCGTCAACTACGCCTATGTGGTGGTGAAGACGAAGTTTCCTCACCTGCTGACCTGA
- a CDS encoding DUF2378 family protein, protein MADELLIFEQTIEALFLRALAGRLKPDCKARLRQAGLDVDQKLKPAYSFQSWMTFLRIATDELYAGIPLEEGAFKLGELYIEGFRETMLGRAVLSLLRVLGPRRALARATQSFRAGNNYTESRLTELAPAQFELWMNEVGALPSFTAGIIHAGLRVAGAQNIRVEPTGHDGHGCTYRISWKEASVSSVVVGSGDSKASKRAGSINSL, encoded by the coding sequence ATGGCCGACGAGCTCCTGATCTTCGAGCAGACCATCGAAGCGCTCTTTCTCCGGGCGCTCGCCGGACGCTTGAAGCCCGACTGCAAGGCCCGTCTGCGCCAGGCAGGCCTGGACGTCGATCAGAAGCTCAAGCCCGCCTACTCCTTCCAGTCCTGGATGACGTTTCTGCGCATCGCCACGGACGAGCTGTACGCGGGCATTCCCCTGGAAGAAGGCGCCTTCAAGCTCGGAGAGCTCTACATCGAGGGCTTCCGGGAGACGATGCTGGGGCGCGCCGTGTTGTCCCTGCTGCGCGTGCTGGGCCCCCGGCGTGCGCTGGCCCGTGCAACGCAGAGCTTCCGGGCGGGGAACAATTACACCGAGTCTCGCCTGACCGAGCTGGCCCCCGCCCAGTTCGAGCTGTGGATGAATGAGGTGGGCGCCCTGCCCTCCTTCACCGCCGGCATCATCCATGCCGGGCTTCGCGTGGCAGGGGCTCAGAACATCCGCGTCGAGCCCACTGGCCACGACGGCCACGGCTGCACCTACCGGATCAGCTGGAAGGAGGCCTCGGTCTCCTCCGTGGTGGTGGGCAGTGGCGACTCGAAGGCCTCCAAGAGGGCCGGGTCCATCAACTCCCTGTAG
- a CDS encoding ExbD/TolR family protein, with translation MGMAVGPNKGIKNEINVTPLVDVVLVLLIIFMVITPMLQRGKSVTLPKAQNTEKDKTDSDPLILSVTPDKKTFLENDEFDAAGLETKLREELGKTPGRKILLKGDNTLDVGDVRRVMDIARKAQAKSIALGVEELKE, from the coding sequence ATGGGAATGGCAGTAGGCCCCAACAAGGGGATCAAGAACGAGATCAACGTCACGCCCTTGGTGGACGTGGTGCTCGTGCTCCTCATCATCTTCATGGTGATCACGCCCATGCTCCAGCGCGGCAAGTCCGTGACGCTGCCCAAGGCGCAGAACACCGAGAAGGACAAGACGGACTCGGATCCGCTGATCCTGTCCGTCACGCCGGACAAGAAGACGTTCCTGGAGAATGACGAGTTCGACGCGGCGGGGTTGGAGACCAAGCTGCGCGAGGAACTCGGCAAGACGCCCGGCCGGAAGATCCTCCTCAAGGGTGACAACACGTTGGATGTCGGCGACGTGCGCCGGGTGATGGACATCGCCCGCAAGGCACAGGCCAAGAGCATCGCGCTCGGCGTCGAGGAGCTGAAGGAATAA
- a CDS encoding ExbD/TolR family protein encodes MAAHKQRQWVKPQSAPNSDINVTPLVDVVLVLLIIFMVVTPLLEKDIEVRVPETEVENTPPPENPDQLVVQLDETGKIKINAEQMASPDDYVTRLKRMLAAKPKEERIVFFMATDKTNYGALVAALDGAKAAGAFVLGMATEDLPQGAVVPGAEGEAPVSPDAIPPPPPPTP; translated from the coding sequence ATGGCCGCACACAAACAACGGCAGTGGGTCAAGCCTCAGAGCGCGCCCAACTCGGACATCAACGTCACCCCTCTGGTGGACGTGGTGCTCGTGCTGCTCATCATCTTCATGGTGGTGACGCCCCTGCTCGAGAAGGACATCGAGGTACGGGTGCCAGAGACGGAGGTGGAGAACACGCCTCCGCCCGAGAATCCGGACCAGCTCGTGGTGCAGCTCGACGAGACCGGCAAAATCAAGATCAACGCCGAGCAGATGGCCAGCCCCGACGACTACGTCACGCGGCTGAAGCGCATGCTGGCCGCCAAGCCGAAGGAAGAGCGGATCGTCTTCTTCATGGCCACCGACAAGACGAACTACGGTGCCCTCGTCGCCGCGCTGGACGGGGCCAAGGCGGCCGGGGCTTTCGTGCTGGGCATGGCCACCGAGGATCTGCCCCAGGGCGCCGTCGTCCCAGGCGCCGAGGGGGAAGCCCCGGTTTCCCCGGATGCTATTCCGCCTCCCCCCCCTCCTACTCCTTAG
- a CDS encoding MotA/TolQ/ExbB proton channel family protein encodes MQFTLADIWAHTGLFARFIIFTLAFMSIASLVVMAERIFVFRKTRSDSRNFAAKMGAILAKGDLTAAANTNLGKDVGHLGRVINSGLTAYKISPSNKDVAVESVARALERQAQREVQSLKRGLGVLATVGSTAPFVGLLGTTMGIVNAFQLMAEAGSGGLGTISAGIAEALITTAFGLLVAIPAVMAYNFLQGWVDARSVDISESSNEFLDVVARQLTGGAASHSPSA; translated from the coding sequence ATGCAATTCACACTGGCGGATATCTGGGCGCACACGGGCCTCTTCGCCCGCTTCATCATCTTCACCCTGGCATTCATGTCGATTGCATCCTTGGTCGTCATGGCAGAGCGGATTTTCGTCTTCCGCAAGACGCGCTCTGACTCCAGGAACTTCGCCGCGAAGATGGGGGCCATCCTCGCCAAGGGGGACCTCACCGCGGCGGCCAACACGAACCTGGGCAAGGACGTGGGCCACCTGGGCCGCGTCATCAACTCGGGTCTGACGGCCTACAAGATCAGCCCCAGCAACAAGGACGTGGCCGTGGAGTCCGTGGCGCGCGCCCTGGAGCGTCAGGCGCAGCGTGAGGTGCAAAGCCTCAAGCGCGGCCTGGGCGTGCTGGCCACGGTGGGCTCGACGGCGCCGTTCGTCGGTCTGCTCGGCACCACGATGGGCATCGTGAACGCCTTCCAGCTCATGGCGGAAGCGGGCTCGGGCGGTCTGGGAACCATCTCGGCCGGTATCGCCGAGGCGCTCATCACCACGGCGTTCGGCCTGCTGGTGGCCATCCCCGCGGTGATGGCCTACAACTTCCTGCAGGGCTGGGTGGATGCACGCTCGGTGGACATCTCCGAGTCGTCCAACGAGTTCCTCGACGTGGTGGCCCGGCAGCTGACCGGTGGGGCCGCCTCCCACTCCCCGTCGGCCTGA